The proteins below come from a single Corylus avellana chromosome ca3, CavTom2PMs-1.0 genomic window:
- the LOC132173617 gene encoding 3'-5' exonuclease-like — protein sequence MSAFETNATTTKYNVSFAGKTIETIVTDKGSDIDEWLHLILSLYAGAPTVVGLDTEWSPSKKAATLQLCIDDKCLIVQLIYMDNIPRSLKSFLMDSNFTLVGIEVAQDIAKLRDEYKIECEKSADIGKVAKSQWPGRFRGPSLKELALEVVGLYMRKPKDICMSNWGVRMLSEEQIEYAGIDAYASFRIGCKLLMEDQ from the coding sequence ATGTCTGCATTTGAGACAAATGCGACCACCACAAAATACAACGTTAGCTTTGCTGGGAAAACCATAGAAACAATCGTCACAGACAAAGGTAGCGACATAGACGAATGGTTGCACCTAATCCTTTCATTATATGCTGGTGCACCCACTGTAGTAGGCTTAGACACCGAATGGAGCCCCAGCAAAAAAGCTGCAACCCTGCAGCTTTGCATAGATGACAAGTGTCTAATCGTTCAACTCATTTACATGGACAATATCCCCCGATCGCTCAAGAGCTTTTTAATGGACTCCAACTTCACTCTTGTGGGGATTGAGGTTGCCCAGGATATAGCCAAGCTGAGGGATGAGTATAAGATAGAATGTGAGAAAAGTGCAGATATTGGCAAGGTGGCAAAGAGTCAGTGGCCAGGGCGGTTCCGTGGGCCTAGCTTGAAAGAACTTGCATTGGAAGTAGTTGGTCTTTATATGAGGAAGCCTAAAGATATATGCATGAGTAATTGGGGGGTGAGGATGCTCAGTGAAGAGCAAATTGAGTATGCAGGCATTGATGCCTATGCCTCTTTTAGGATAGGCTGCAAGCTTCTAATGGAAGATCAATAA